GTGGTGGCGATCGAGAGGGCGAAGGGGCCGCGCTCCGTCGCCCGTGCGGCCATGACGGCCGCGGCAGGGGCGGCCGCGCCGGCCGGCCCCTGGGCGGAGGCATCCGCCGCGCGCGCCATGGGGGACGCGCCGTCAGCGAAGCGTGGCGGCTCCCTGTCCGGGCACATCGTCGGCGAAGAATAAGGCCGAACCGACCGCCGCCACAAGCCGGACCTCCTTCGCGGGCCCCAGCGAGGCGCGGGGGATCCCGACGACGTAGGCCTTCCGCTGCCGGTCGATGGCGAAGCGCAGGCCGCCGCCGGGACTCGGGATGTAGTTCCCGGCCGCCGCCTGGTCCGCGTCGGCGATGCCGACGTAGCCTTCGCAGCGGTCGTCGTGCCGGAAGCACCAGACCGTCACCACCCGGTCGAACTTGAAGGCCTTGTTCGCGCCCCACCAGGCGAATCCGTCGTCGGGATCACCGTCGACGTCGAGCGCGACGTTCACTCCCATCCATCGATCGTGCGGCGTTTCGCGCAGCGTGATCCGGACCCACAGCAGCCCATCCGGTGACGCCGGGATCGCCTCCAGGCGGGTCGCGTCGGGAAGCGACGCTTTTCGGCCGTCGCCCTCGGGATCCGATCCCAAATCGATCCAGCTGGTCTTCGGAATCGAGTCGAGCGCGGCGAAGGGCTGGCTGGAGACGGAGCCGGGCGGCCCCGAAGCCATCGGCTCGGGCTTCCCGGGTCCCCGGCCGTAGAGGACGACGTCGTCCAGCTCGAACTCGAACTTGCCGTTTGGCTTGTTTTCGGCGGGCGTTTGAGGCGTGGTGACTCCGAAGACCTGGACGGCGTCCGGGCTCCACTTCATCCCTTCCGGGACCTTTCCCCGCGGTGAGAGCGTCGCGAACGGCACGTCGACGAGCTTCCATCCGGGCCCCGCCTCGACGTCCGCCATGAAGTTGTTCATGCCGCTGCGCAGGCCGACCTCGATCTTGGCGGGGCCCTTGACACGCAAGCGGATCCCCTCGAACGCCGACAGGCTCACGGACCCCCCCGATGCCTCGAGGTTCGACCAGACTCCCGCGAACGGCCAGCCGCTCTTGTCGTCCAGGCGGCCGCTGACCCGCAGGGCATGCTTCGAGCCCGGGGCACCGCCGGACCGGACTTCCATGCGCGCCTCCGAGGCGCCGCCGGCGATGTCGTCGGCGAGGAGGAACCAGGTGAGGCCGGGGGCCGACTTGAGATTGCCATCCTCGAAATCGTCGAGCTTCCACGCTCCCGCCTCGCCGGCGAGAAGGGGGACGCCGCCGCACGCCATCATCAAGAGCCAGAGCAAAGCTTTCGTCACGCCGTTCATGGGCCATCGGCTCCTTTCCGCGCCGCCGCGCCGGAGAGTCCGCCTCCGGCATCTCGGTGCGCTTGCGGATGGTACACGGCGCTCCGCCCTCCGGATCGCGCCCATCGGCCGGCTGCCGTTCCGGTCGGTGGAGCGGCCACCGTCTTCGGCGAGCGGCGGCCGGAGCGCTGCCCCCTCTGCTATACTCTCGCCTCCCCTGGCTTCGAACCACGGACAATCTCTTTCGGAGGAGGATTCGCATGCGCAAGCCCGCACGAGCGCTCTCGACGGCCGCCGCGATGGTCCTGCTCGCCGGCACCGTGCTGGCGCAGAACCAGAAGCAGCCGCCGCAGATGACCCCGGAGCAGAAGGCGGAGATGGAGGCCTACATGAAGGCCGGGACCCCGGGGCCCCAGCATCAGTCGCTGGCTTCTTCCGTGGGGACCTACGATCTGAAGATCAAGGGCTGGCACGAGCCGGGCAAGCCCCCCAACGAGGACACCGGGACCGCGACCCGCTCCATGACGATGGGCGGCCGCATCCTGGTCGAGGAAATGAGCTCCACGATGATGGGGCAGCCTTTCACGGGCCATGCGATGATGGGCTACGACAACGTGTCCGGGAAGTACTGGTCGACGTGGAACGACAGCATGTCGACCGGATTGATGGTGAACGAAGGGACGTGCGATGCATCCCGCAATTGCACCTTCACCGGCTCCTGGAACGACCCGATCAAGAAGGTTCCCGTGAAAGCCCGGATGACCACCCGCTGGCTGAGCCCGACCACCGAGGTGTTCGAGATGTACGGACCCGGCAAGGACGGCAAGGAAATGAAGATGATGGAGATCACCTACACGAAGAAGTAGGCGATTTCCTCGCGAAAAGACCGATCGTCACGAAGCTCGATGCGGCGGCCCTTCCGGGCCGCCGCTTTCGTCTTGGGAGGGTGCCGGGCCGCAGCGCCACCTGCCTGCTGGAGGGCGCTTAATCCGTCTTCGTCACGGTCAGCCTGCGGTATTGCGCCATGTGGCGGATCGCCTCCTTGGGCTTCCGGAAGCTTTCGTACAGCAGGGCGAGATTGTAGTGGCAGTCGGCGAAGCCGGGGTCGCCGCGCAGCGCCGCCTCGTAGGCCTGCAGCGCTTCGCTCTTGCGGCCCATGTCGTCGAGCAGGACGCCGAGATCGTAGAGCAGCACCGAGTCGTTGCCGCACGACCGGATCGCCTCGCGGTAGGCGCGCTCGGCTTCCGGGAAGCGCCCCGCTTCGTGCAGCAGGCATCCCAGGTTGATGCGCGCCTTGAGGAGCGCCGGGTCGGCCGCGACGGCGTTCTCGTAGGCCGCCACCGCCGCCGGGAGGTCCTCACCCTCCAGGGCCGAGCCGCGCTCGAACCATGCCTCCGCGCCCATCTCGCTGAGCGGCATCCCGGGGCGCTCGATCACGCTCAGCGAGCCGTCGGCGGGGTTCCCCTCGAAGGCGAGCAGGTACTGTCCCGACTCCGCCTGCCAGCGGCGCGCCCCTTCCTGGACCACCACCGAATCGCCGCCTGCGGAGATGCTCAATCCGGAGAGCGGCATCGAATCGGGGAGATGGCGCCGCAGCTCCTGCACCGATCGGGTGATGCGCTTGCGCGGCACTTTGGCGGCGGCGAGAGCCCGGGCGGTTCGCAGGACGATCAGATCCTGGAAGGAGAAGCGCCAGGCGTTGCGCGGGCCGCGCGCCGGCGAGACGAACCCGGCTTCGACCAGGGCGCGTATGGCGCGGCGCGGAAGATGGACCAGCTTCTCGACGTCGCGGATGGTGTACTCGTGCATCGCGTGCGGCCTCCCGCTATTTCTTGGCGGTCTTCTTCGCGGCCCCTTCGGACCCGGCGCGCTTCGGAGGCTTGCGCGCTTCGGCGGCTTCGGCGCGCGCCTTGGCGGGCGCTTTCCGCTCGAGGCTCGCCCGCAGCGCCTCCATGAGATCGATCACCTGCCCGCCGCCCTCGGGCACCTCCGCCATGGTGATCTCCTGGCCCTCGACCTTCCTCTGCACCGCCGCCTCGATCCGGCCGCGGACTTCGTCGGCGTAGGCGGCGGGATTGAAGGTGTCGGAGGCCGACTGGTCGATCAGCTGCTGGGCGAGCTTCAGCTCCGCTTCCTTGACCTCGCCCTTCGGGATGTCGATCTCCTGGATCGATCGCACCTCGGCGGCGTACAGAAGCTGTTGCATCACCAGCCCGTCCTCGACGGGGCGGATCATCACGATGTACTGCTTGCCGCGCGCGGCCCATTTTCCGATGGCGCAGCGCTTCGAGTCGCGCAGCGCCCGGGCGAACAGGGCGTAGGGCTTGGCGCCCCCCTTGTCGGGGGCGAGATAATAGGCCTTGTCGAAGTAGACCGGGTCGATCGACGCGATCGGCACGAATTCGGAGATGTCGGCGGTGTGCGTTCCCGCCTCCTCCATCGTCTTGAGCTCCTCCGGGGAGAACATCACGTACTGGTCCTTGGCGAATTCATACCCCTTCGCCATCTCCTCGCGCGAGACCGGCACGTCCTCCTTGGCGCAGAAGTACTGCTGCCGGAGCCGGGAGCCGCACCCCTTGTGCAGGAGGTTGAAGGAGATCGCATGACTCGACTCGGTAGCCGAAAAAAGCTTCACCGGGATCGACACGAGTCCAAAGGAGACGGTCAGCGACGCGATTGCCCGTGGTGCCATGCTCTCCCTCCGGATTGAGTCAGGTTGCGCGTTTGAGCAGCCGCTCGAGGCTCTGTTTCCGTTTCAGGACGTCACGCCATCGGTCGGAGCCCTTTTCCAGCCATCCGCCGGCGTTGGTGATCCGGAAGTCGAGCGGATGAGCGGTCGAGAGCTCCTCCCACGTGAGAGGCATCGACACGGCGGCGCCCGCCGCGCCTCGGGGTGAATAGGCCACGTTCAGCGTCTTGCCGCGGGCGTTCATATTATAGTCCAGGAAGATTTTGCCGGTGCGCTTGGGAACGCTCCATTCGAGGGTGATGTCCTTCGGGTGGCGGGCCATCAGGTGCCGGCCCACCAGCTCGCAGATCCGGCGCGCCGCGTCGAAGTCGATGGTGCGGCGGATCGGCACGAAGACGTGCAGGCCCGTCTTCCCCGAGGTCTTGACGACCGGCTCGAGCGACATGCTCTGGAGCAGCTCCCTCAGTCGGAAGGCCACCTCCTTCCCCTTCTCGAAGGCGACCGTGTTCAGCTCCGGCTCGCCCCCCGGCGCCTCCTTTCCCGAATAGATGTAGGGATCGAGGTCGAAGACCAGGAAGTCGGGGCTGTTGAGCACCGACTCCTCCAGCCCCTCCGCGGTGTCGTAGTCGGCGCCCCGGCCCGTGGCGTCGGGGCCTGGCTTGGCGCGGGAGTGCCAGACGTGGAACTCCAGCGTCCCGGACTGCGCCAGCCACAACAGCGTCGGCAGGTTGTTGCACAGCAGGTACTCGTGGTTTTCATCCTTGTGCTCGGAAAAGACGGTGATCGTCTCGACGAACTCCGGCTTCTCGTGCTCCCAGTGCTTCTGGAAGAACCGGTGTCCCTGGATCCCTTCGGGCATGCGGATCATCGTGAGAGGGCGGTCCGCCAGGTGCCGCAAGATGAAGGGCGACACCTGCGCCAGATAGCTGAGCAGATCGCGCTTCCTGAGCGCCGGCTGCTGCAGAGAGGGGTCGGCCGGCCAGTAGATCTTGTCGAGGTGGGTGAGCCGGATGCGGTGCGGGCCGACCGCCAGCGGAAAGTCCTTCTTGGCTCCGGCGAGCTGCGCCAGGATGCCGGCGATTTCGCCGGCTCCTTCCTCGTCCCGCGCCTGCCGCTTCGGGTCGGAGGCGCGCGGCGCCGCTTGCGGCTCGGAGACCGCCGGGGCCGGCGGCGCCGGCCGCCGGACCTCCCGCGGCGCCACGTCGTCGCGCAGCCGCAGGAACACCGGGGCGCGCAGGTGGCCGTCTTCGGTCCAGCTGTGGAATTTCACCTCGGCCACCAGCTTGGGCTCGACCCACGTCGTGGGATTCGGAAGCTCGGGCTTCTCGGCGAACGGGCAGCTGCCGCGCTTCAGCGGCTCGATCTTCGCCTGGATCTGCGACAGCGCGCGGTCGTCGAAACCGGAGCCGACGTGCGAGGCGTAGCGCAGCTTCCCCTTGTCCCAGACCCCCACCAGGATCGCGCCGAGCGCGGCGCGCGATCCCTTGCCGCGCGTGAAGCCTCCCACGACGAAGTCGGCGCTTTGCGTCGGCTTGATCTTGAGCCAGAGCGGCGTCCGCCGGCCCGCCTCGTAGCGGCTGTCCAGGCGCTTGCCGACGACCCCTTCGAAGCCGCTCGCCAGCGCCGCCTCGTTCAGGGCGACGCCGTCCTCCGCGGCGTGCACGAGCTGCACGCGCGACGTGGGCAGCAGGCTCTGGGAGAGATAGCGCCGGCGGTCGCGGTACGCCACGCCGCGCAGATCGATGCCGCCGAAGTACAGGAGGTCGAAGCAGAAGTAGACGACGGGCGCGCTCTGCTCCGCCGCCGCGAGCTCGCGGGGCGTCTTCAGCTGGACGCGGTTCTGCAGCGCGTTGAACGAAGGCTTCCCGGCCGCGTCGAACGCCACGATCTCGCCGTCCAGGATCATTCCCGTCACCGCCTGCCGGGTCAGCTCTTCGGTCAGCATTGGAAAGGCCGGGGCCAGCTCCAGCCCGCGCCGCGATCGCAGCCTGACTTCCTTGCCGGAGAGGAAGGCGATCACCCGGTAGCCGTCGAGCTTCGGCTCCCACAGCCAATCGGGATGGTTGAAGGGCGCCGCGCCGATCTCGGCGTGCATCGGCTCGAGCTTGGGGGGCATCGGGGAGACCTCCCCCGCCGGCACGAGCCGGGAGGCGGGGATGCGGTGCGCCGGCACGACCTTCATCTCCTCGACCGCCACGCCCGACAGCACCGAGCGGTTCCTATCCGTGACGTCCTGGCTGGTCACGAAGCGGTCCTTGTGCTTGATCAGCAGCCAGCTCTTCGCGTCCTTGGTGCGCACCAGCGCGAACGATCCCTTCACCTTCTCCCCGCGCAGCAGGAAGCTCAGCTTCCCTTTCTCGAGCCCCTCCCGCACCCGGCTCTCGGCCTCGGCGCGGTCGTGGAACCAGGTCTCGTTCCCCTCGTCGGGAGAATATAGGCCGCAATCCCAAACAATCACCTCCCCGGCCCCATATTGTCCAGGTGGTATGACTCCCTCGAACGAGCCGTACTCGTAGGGGTGATCCTCGACGTGTACGGCGAGGCGCTTTTCGGTAGGATCGAGCGAGGGCCCTTTGGGGACGGCCCAGGACTTGAGGACGCCGTCGCACTCCAGCCGCAGGTCGTAATGCAGCGCCCGCGCCGAGTGCTGCTGGATCACGAAGAGGAGCGGGCCTTGGCGCGTGGCGAGCGCTCCGGGCGCCGGCTCGGGCGTGGCCGCGAAAGTCCGCTTGGCGGAATATTCCCCCAGCGGCGACGACCGGGCGGCGGAAGATCGATCGGATCGCTTGCCCTTCGGCGGTCGGTCGGCCAGGATGATCTCTCCGGTGCGGCGGGGCGTCTCCCCGTGAGGACCAAGGAGCGAGATGATGCAGATGTTAGCAGGAACGAGCGGCTATTCCTATAAGGAGTGGATCGGCCCGTTCTACCCGGAGAAGACGCCCGCCCAGGCGATGCTGCGCTACTACGCCGAGCGCTTTCCGACGGTCGAGATCAACAACACCTTCTACCGGATGCCGGCCGAGGCTTTGCTTTCGCGCTGGGCGGAGGAAGTTCCGGAGACTTTCCGTTTCACCCTCAAGGCTCCGCAGCGCATCACCCACGTCAAGCGCTTGATGGAGACCGCCCCGGACGTGGCGGAATTCTCCCGGCGCGCCGCCGTTCTGGGGGAGAAGCTCGGGATCCTGCTCTTCCAGCTCCCTCCCTACCTGAAAAAGGACCTGCCCCGGCTCCGGGACTTCCTCGCCGGCCTGCCCCCGGGCCGGCGCGTGGCGGTCGAGTTCCGTCACGCCTCCTGGCAGGACGACGAGGTCTACGAAACGCTCCACGTCGGCTCGGCGAGCCTGTGCATCGCCGACACCGACGAAGGGACCACTCCCTGGGTCTGTACTTCCGATGTCGCCTACCTGCGGCTGCGGCGGACGCGCTACGACGACGGCGATCTGCGCGCCTGGATCGACCGCCTCGGGGCGCAGCCCCTGGAGCGCGCCTACGTCTATTTCAAGCACGAGGACGAAGGTCTGGCGACGCGCTTCGCGGCGCGGCTCACGGATCTGTGGCGCTCAGCTGGCAGTCCGGCGCGATGAGGCAGCAGGACGGCGCCCTTCGCCTCACCGCCACCGATCTGGCGAACCACGTCGCGTGCCATCATCTCAGCCACCTCGATCTCGCCGCGGCCCGCGGCCTGCGGCGGCCTCCCGACTGGTTCACACCCGACGTCGCGGTGCTTCGCGAGCGCGGCGCGGAGCACGAGAGCGCTTTCCTGGAGCACCTCCGGCGGCAGGGGCTGCGCATCGCCCGGCTCGACGCCGGGCCCGGCGAGCCGGCGGCGTTCGAGCGCACGCTCGCGGCGATGCGCGAGGGGTTCGACGCCATCGTGCAGGCGACCCTGCTCGCGGGATGCTGGTCGGGACGCGCCGACGTCCTGCGCCGGGTGCCGCGCCCGAGCCGTCTCGGCGCCTGGTCGTACGAAGTGTGGGACACCAAGCTGGCGCGCGCGACCAAAGGGGGGTCGGTCCTGCAGATCTGCCTCTATTCGGATCTGCTCGAAGCGAGCCAGGGGACGCGGCCGGAGTTCATGTACGTCGTGCCGCCGCGCGACGATTTCGAGCCCGACCAGTATCGGGTGGATGACTTCCTGGCCTACTACCGGCTCGTGCGCCGCCGCCTCGAAGAGCTGGCCGGCTCCTCCGCATCGGACCCGCCCACCTACCCCGTGCCGGTGCCTCACTGCGACGTCTGCCGCTGGTGGCCGGCGTGCGACGCCCAGCGGCGCCGGGACGATCACCTCAGTCTGGTGGCCGGAATCACGCGGCTGCAGACCCGCGAGCTGGAGGGGCGCGCCGTGGCGACGCTCGAGCGCCTCGCCGCGGAGCCCCTGCCGCTTGCCTGGAAGCCGAGCCGTGGCGCGCTCGAAACCTACGCGCGGGCGCGCGAGCAGGCCCGGGTACAGCGCGACGGCCGCAACCTCGGGAAGACGCTGTACGAGCTGCTGCCGCAGCAGCCGGGGCTGGGATTCGAGCACCTGCCCGATCCCTCCCCCGGCGACCTCTTCTTCGACCTCGAGAGCGATCCCTACGTGGGCGAGGCGGGACGCGAGTACCTGTTCGGCTGGGTCCTCGAAGACGCCCCGGGGAGCCCCGAGTACCAGTGCCTCTGGGCGCTGGATCCGGCGGCCGAGCGCGCCGCGTTCGAGACCTTCGTCGATTTCGTGATGGCGCGCTGGGCGCGGCATCCCGATCTGCACGTCTACCACTTCGCGCCTTACGAGCCCGCGGCGATCAAGCGCCTGATGGGGCGCTACGCGACGCGCGAGAGCGAGGTCGACCGGATGCTGCGCGCCGGGCTGTTCGTCGATCTGCACGCCGTCGTGCGGCAGGCGCTGCGGGCGAGCGTCGAGGAGTACTCGCTCAAGAAGATCGAGGCGCTCTACGGATTTTCGCGCGAAGTCGACCTGGCGGCGGCCGGCGTGCAGCTGCGTGCCGTCCAGCGGGCGCTCGAGCTGGAAGAGCCGGAGGCGATCGACGCGGCGGTGCGCGAGGTCGTCGCCGGCTACAACCGGGACGACTGCGTCTCGACGCTCCGTCTGCTCCGCTGGCTGCAGGAGGTGCGCGAGAAGATCGAGGCCCAGGGTGCGCCGATCCGCCGGCCCGCCGCCAGCGCCGGCCTGCCGAGCGAGTCGGTGGCGGAGCACGACCGGGAAGTTCGCGAGATCATGGAGGCGCTGCTCGGCGACGTGCCACCCGCGCGTCTCGAGCGCTCGGAGGAGCAGCAGGCGAGCTGGCTGCTCGCCTACCTCCTCGACTGGCACCGGCGCGAGGCGAAGGCCGGGTGGTGGGAGTTCTTCCGCCTGCGCGAGCTGTC
This Candidatus Polarisedimenticolia bacterium DNA region includes the following protein-coding sequences:
- a CDS encoding CIA30 family protein yields the protein MNGVTKALLWLLMMACGGVPLLAGEAGAWKLDDFEDGNLKSAPGLTWFLLADDIAGGASEARMEVRSGGAPGSKHALRVSGRLDDKSGWPFAGVWSNLEASGGSVSLSAFEGIRLRVKGPAKIEVGLRSGMNNFMADVEAGPGWKLVDVPFATLSPRGKVPEGMKWSPDAVQVFGVTTPQTPAENKPNGKFEFELDDVVLYGRGPGKPEPMASGPPGSVSSQPFAALDSIPKTSWIDLGSDPEGDGRKASLPDATRLEAIPASPDGLLWVRITLRETPHDRWMGVNVALDVDGDPDDGFAWWGANKAFKFDRVVTVWCFRHDDRCEGYVGIADADQAAAGNYIPSPGGGLRFAIDRQRKAYVVGIPRASLGPAKEVRLVAAVGSALFFADDVPGQGAATLR
- a CDS encoding DUF1579 domain-containing protein, yielding MRKPARALSTAAAMVLLAGTVLAQNQKQPPQMTPEQKAEMEAYMKAGTPGPQHQSLASSVGTYDLKIKGWHEPGKPPNEDTGTATRSMTMGGRILVEEMSSTMMGQPFTGHAMMGYDNVSGKYWSTWNDSMSTGLMVNEGTCDASRNCTFTGSWNDPIKKVPVKARMTTRWLSPTTEVFEMYGPGKDGKEMKMMEITYTKK
- a CDS encoding tetratricopeptide repeat protein, encoding MHEYTIRDVEKLVHLPRRAIRALVEAGFVSPARGPRNAWRFSFQDLIVLRTARALAAAKVPRKRITRSVQELRRHLPDSMPLSGLSISAGGDSVVVQEGARRWQAESGQYLLAFEGNPADGSLSVIERPGMPLSEMGAEAWFERGSALEGEDLPAAVAAYENAVAADPALLKARINLGCLLHEAGRFPEAERAYREAIRSCGNDSVLLYDLGVLLDDMGRKSEALQAYEAALRGDPGFADCHYNLALLYESFRKPKEAIRHMAQYRRLTVTKTD
- a CDS encoding Ku protein; translated protein: MAPRAIASLTVSFGLVSIPVKLFSATESSHAISFNLLHKGCGSRLRQQYFCAKEDVPVSREEMAKGYEFAKDQYVMFSPEELKTMEEAGTHTADISEFVPIASIDPVYFDKAYYLAPDKGGAKPYALFARALRDSKRCAIGKWAARGKQYIVMIRPVEDGLVMQQLLYAAEVRSIQEIDIPKGEVKEAELKLAQQLIDQSASDTFNPAAYADEVRGRIEAAVQRKVEGQEITMAEVPEGGGQVIDLMEALRASLERKAPAKARAEAAEARKPPKRAGSEGAAKKTAKK
- the ligD gene encoding non-homologous end-joining DNA ligase, with amino-acid sequence MLADRPPKGKRSDRSSAARSSPLGEYSAKRTFAATPEPAPGALATRQGPLLFVIQQHSARALHYDLRLECDGVLKSWAVPKGPSLDPTEKRLAVHVEDHPYEYGSFEGVIPPGQYGAGEVIVWDCGLYSPDEGNETWFHDRAEAESRVREGLEKGKLSFLLRGEKVKGSFALVRTKDAKSWLLIKHKDRFVTSQDVTDRNRSVLSGVAVEEMKVVPAHRIPASRLVPAGEVSPMPPKLEPMHAEIGAAPFNHPDWLWEPKLDGYRVIAFLSGKEVRLRSRRGLELAPAFPMLTEELTRQAVTGMILDGEIVAFDAAGKPSFNALQNRVQLKTPRELAAAEQSAPVVYFCFDLLYFGGIDLRGVAYRDRRRYLSQSLLPTSRVQLVHAAEDGVALNEAALASGFEGVVGKRLDSRYEAGRRTPLWLKIKPTQSADFVVGGFTRGKGSRAALGAILVGVWDKGKLRYASHVGSGFDDRALSQIQAKIEPLKRGSCPFAEKPELPNPTTWVEPKLVAEVKFHSWTEDGHLRAPVFLRLRDDVAPREVRRPAPPAPAVSEPQAAPRASDPKRQARDEEGAGEIAGILAQLAGAKKDFPLAVGPHRIRLTHLDKIYWPADPSLQQPALRKRDLLSYLAQVSPFILRHLADRPLTMIRMPEGIQGHRFFQKHWEHEKPEFVETITVFSEHKDENHEYLLCNNLPTLLWLAQSGTLEFHVWHSRAKPGPDATGRGADYDTAEGLEESVLNSPDFLVFDLDPYIYSGKEAPGGEPELNTVAFEKGKEVAFRLRELLQSMSLEPVVKTSGKTGLHVFVPIRRTIDFDAARRICELVGRHLMARHPKDITLEWSVPKRTGKIFLDYNMNARGKTLNVAYSPRGAAGAAVSMPLTWEELSTAHPLDFRITNAGGWLEKGSDRWRDVLKRKQSLERLLKRAT
- a CDS encoding DUF72 domain-containing protein — protein: MMQMLAGTSGYSYKEWIGPFYPEKTPAQAMLRYYAERFPTVEINNTFYRMPAEALLSRWAEEVPETFRFTLKAPQRITHVKRLMETAPDVAEFSRRAAVLGEKLGILLFQLPPYLKKDLPRLRDFLAGLPPGRRVAVEFRHASWQDDEVYETLHVGSASLCIADTDEGTTPWVCTSDVAYLRLRRTRYDDGDLRAWIDRLGAQPLERAYVYFKHEDEGLATRFAARLTDLWRSAGSPAR
- a CDS encoding TM0106 family RecB-like putative nuclease, coding for MRQQDGALRLTATDLANHVACHHLSHLDLAAARGLRRPPDWFTPDVAVLRERGAEHESAFLEHLRRQGLRIARLDAGPGEPAAFERTLAAMREGFDAIVQATLLAGCWSGRADVLRRVPRPSRLGAWSYEVWDTKLARATKGGSVLQICLYSDLLEASQGTRPEFMYVVPPRDDFEPDQYRVDDFLAYYRLVRRRLEELAGSSASDPPTYPVPVPHCDVCRWWPACDAQRRRDDHLSLVAGITRLQTRELEGRAVATLERLAAEPLPLAWKPSRGALETYARAREQARVQRDGRNLGKTLYELLPQQPGLGFEHLPDPSPGDLFFDLESDPYVGEAGREYLFGWVLEDAPGSPEYQCLWALDPAAERAAFETFVDFVMARWARHPDLHVYHFAPYEPAAIKRLMGRYATRESEVDRMLRAGLFVDLHAVVRQALRASVEEYSLKKIEALYGFSREVDLAAAGVQLRAVQRALELEEPEAIDAAVREVVAGYNRDDCVSTLRLLRWLQEVREKIEAQGAPIRRPAASAGLPSESVAEHDREVREIMEALLGDVPPARLERSEEQQASWLLAYLLDWHRREAKAGWWEFFRLRELSDEDLLDEKAALAGLAHAGRAGVVKRGVVDRYRFPTQETSLRRGDRLKLPLPIDRDFGQVESIDLGAHTLDVRKRGGCESLHPTAVFSQDNVPAEALAASLLRLGRWVARHGIDVPGARRAARDLLLGRPPRLAGHGGGPLRRDGESGLGAARRLVAELESGTLAIQGPPGTGKTWTGARMICDLVRAGKRVGVCAMSHKVIRNLLEAVVQAGREEGVSPRCFHKIGADDEGPEGEIGEVTDNDKALRLLKSGTARVLGGTAWLWSREEFFEAVDVLFVDEAGQMALANVLAIAQCARALVLLGDPRQLDQPLQGTHPEGTDISALEHLLQGHKTIAEDRGLFLEVTWRLHPAICRLTSELFYDDRLQPLPGLERQAILGDSPLAGAGLWFLPVDHEGNQNSSPEEVEAVASLVGRLAGGGVRWRDREGAERPLRLEDVLIIAPYNAQVADLSARLPGARVGTVDRFQGQQAPVVIYSMTTSSPADAPRGMEFLYSLNRFNVATSRAQCACVVVGNPRLFEPECQTPRQMQLANACCRYLELARELAPAPSRRDVESAPAPPASRPGPPAQRSLFES